The genome window AATTTGCTTTGTACATGAAACCTAAATCGCCATTAAATTCAACCATTCGGTTTTGGATTTTAACATCTGCCGCACCCAACGCTTTTAATTCTTGCGCTAATATTTCTTCGAAACCAAAAAAGGTTTTCGCAATCATTCTGAAATTTTCCAAGGAAATAAAATTTTTACAAAAGTACGGGAAATAAAGGAAATGGAGAAAGGAATAATTGTTTTTCGATATTCTAAACTAATTTATATCTTAACAAAAAATATTTCATGGATCAAGAAACTAAATATGAAAAAATATTGGTTCGATATTATAGTAAGGTTTTAGAAGAAGAAATAGTTGAAACACTTTGGACAGAAACCATAGACAAAGAAAAAGGATTATATAAAATTGAAAATATTCCGTTCTATGGTCCATGTTTTTCAAGTGACGATATAGTATTTGCTGAATATGATAACGATGAAGAATGTTTGACTTTTAGAAAAGTAATTGAATTTTCTGGAAATTCGACAGTTCAAGTTATAATAATGAATGATGAAATTAATAGAGATGATATTAGAAATATTTTCAAGAATTTGAATTGTGAAAGTGAAGCGCTGAATGAAAAATACTTTGTTCTAGAAATTCCTTTAAAAATAAATTATAAATCTGTTTTTGATAAATTAATCGAATTACAAGAAAATGAATTTATTGCTTTTGCAGAACCTGTTTTATCAGAAAAACATCGTGATGAAACCAGATAATAATCTTAATAATATTTTTTAATTTCTATATTTTCCTTCATCGACATTCTTCGTACCTTTCGGCTATTAAAGTTTAATTTTTTAGAATTCGATATAAAATGGAA of Empedobacter falsenii contains these proteins:
- a CDS encoding DUF4265 domain-containing protein, coding for MDQETKYEKILVRYYSKVLEEEIVETLWTETIDKEKGLYKIENIPFYGPCFSSDDIVFAEYDNDEECLTFRKVIEFSGNSTVQVIIMNDEINRDDIRNIFKNLNCESEALNEKYFVLEIPLKINYKSVFDKLIELQENEFIAFAEPVLSEKHRDETR